In Monodelphis domestica isolate mMonDom1 chromosome 3, mMonDom1.pri, whole genome shotgun sequence, the following proteins share a genomic window:
- the LOC100032166 gene encoding cAMP-specific 3',5'-cyclic phosphodiesterase 4D isoform X5, giving the protein MASNKFKRMLNRELTHLSEMSRSGNQVSEFISSTFLDKQHEVEIPSPTQKEKEKKKRPMSQISGVKKLMHSSSLTNSSIPRFGVKTDQEDGLAKELEDVNKWGLHVFKIAEFSGNRPLTVIMHTIFQERDLLKTFKIPVDTLITYLMTLEDHYHADVAYHNNIHAADVVQSTHVLLSTPALEAVFTDLEILAAIFASAIHDVDHPGVSNQFLINTNSELALMYNDSSVLENHHLAVGFKLLQEENCDIFQNLTKKQRQSLRKMVIDIVLATDMSKHMNLLADLKTMVETKKVTSSGVLLLDNYSDRIQVLQNMVHCADLSNPTKPLQLYRQWTDRIMEEFFRQGDRERERGMEISPMCDKHNASVEKSQVGFIDYIVHPLWETWADLVHPDAQDILDTLEDNREWYQSTIPQSPSPAPDDQEEGRQGQTEKFQFELTLEEDGESDTEKDSGSPVEEDTSCSDSKTLCTQDSESTEIPLDEQVEEEAVGEEEEEEDPAEPCAIENEHSPDT; this is encoded by the exons TTTAAAAGAATGCTCAACAGGGAGCTCACCCACCTCTCAGAAATGAGCCGATCTGGAAATCAAGTCTCTGAATTTATCTCTAGCACATTTTTAG ACAAGCAACATGAGGTAGAGATTCCTTCTCCCacccagaaggagaaagagaaaaagaaaaggccgATGTCCCAGATTAGTGGAGTCAAGAAATTAATGCACAGTTCCAGTTTAACAAATTCCAGTATCCCACGATTTGGAGTGAAAACTGATCAAGAAGATGGTCTTGCCAAG GAATTAGAAGATGTGAACAAATGGGGTCTTCATGTTTTCAAAATAGCAGAATTTTCTGGGAATCGACCTCTGACAGTTATTATGCACACCATTTTTCAG GAACGGGATTTGTTAAAGACATTTAAAATTCCAGTAGACACTTTAATTACCTACCTGATGACTCTAGAAGACCATTACCATGCTGACGTGGCATATCACAACAACATACATGCTGCAGATGTAGTTCAGTCTACTCATGTGCTGCTATCAACACCTGCTTTGGAG GCAGTGTTCACAGATTTGGAGATTCTTGCAGCAATTTTTGCCAGTGCAATACATGACGTGGATCACCCTGGAGTCTCAAACCAGTTCCTGATTAATACCA attcTGAACTTGCCTTGATGTACAATGATTCATCAGTCTTGGAGAACCATCATTTAGCTGTGGGCTTCAAATTGCTGCAGGAGGAAAATTGTGACATTTTCCAGAATTTGACCAAAAAGCAAAGACAATCATTAAGGAAGATGGTCATTGACATT GTACTTGCAACAGACATGTCTAAACATATGAATCTACTGGCTGATTTGAAAACTATGGTTGAAACCAAGAAAGTGACCAGCTCTGGGGTTCTTCTTCTTGATAATTATTCCGATAGGATACAG GTCCTACAGAACATGGTGCACTGTGCAGACCTAAGCAATCCAACAAAGCCTCTTCAGCTGTACCGCCAGTGGACAGACAGGATAATGGAGGAGTTCTTCCGCCAGGGAGACAGGGAACGGGAACGGGGAATGGAAATAAGCCCCATGTGTGACAAGCACAATGCCTCTGTGGAAAAGTCACAG GTGGGATTCATAGACTACATTGTTCATCCTCTTTGGGAAACGTGGGCAGATCTCGTCCATCCTGACGCCCAGGACATCTTGGATACGTTGGAGGACAATCGTGAATGGTACCAGAGCACAATTCCTCAGAGCCCCTCTCCTGCCCCTGATGACCAGGAGGAAGGCAGGCAGGGGCAGACTGAGAAATTTCAGTTTGAGCTGACTTTGGAGGAAGATGGTGAATCAGATACAGAAAAGGACAGTGGCAGTCCAGTGGAGGAAGACACCAGCTGCAGTGACTCCAAGACTCTTTGTACTCAAGACTCAGAGTCCACTGAAATCCCCCTCGATGAGCAGGTTGAGGAGGAAGCagtgggggaagaagaggaggaggaggacccaGCGGAACCTTGTGCAATAGAAAATGAGCATTCCCCTGACACGTAA